From Emcibacteraceae bacterium, the proteins below share one genomic window:
- the metG gene encoding methionine--tRNA ligase, which translates to MSGKPSFYITTPIYYVNDIPHIGHAYTTLACDVIARFKRLDGYNVMFLTGTDEHGQKVEKSAAAAGKSPLEFCDTVSQRFRELAEFMNYSNDDFIRTTEERHKRACQALWKKLEENGHIYLDKYAGWYSVRDEAFFAENELIDGKNGEKLAPTGAPIEWVEEESYFFRLSAFEEKLLDFYESLPPTVLPNSRKNEVKSFVSGGLRDLSVSRTSFNWGVPVPGNDKHIMYVWIDALTNYMTAAGYPDVDNEKFKTFWPADIHMVGKDILRFHAVYWPAFLMGAGIEPAKRVFAHGWWTNEGQKISKSLGNVIDPFQIVEEFGLDQVRYFLMREVPFGNDGDFSRQAMINRINSDLANDLGNLAQRSLSMIFKNCDGVMPSPGVYSDADKAILAAADKMLDEVRAHIDVQAVNKSLEVIWKVVSDANGYFALQEPWALKKTDPARMATVLYVTAEIIRQVGILIQPIMPDSAEKLLDILKIAADERGFDQLGGGERLKSGWTMEKPEGVFPRFVDE; encoded by the coding sequence ATGTCAGGTAAGCCATCCTTTTATATAACCACACCGATTTATTATGTGAATGATATTCCACATATTGGTCATGCCTATACGACGCTGGCATGTGATGTCATTGCGCGCTTCAAGCGGCTCGATGGTTATAATGTCATGTTCCTGACGGGTACGGATGAACACGGGCAAAAGGTTGAAAAGTCGGCGGCGGCAGCCGGGAAGTCACCACTCGAATTTTGTGATACGGTGTCGCAGCGTTTTCGTGAACTTGCCGAATTTATGAATTATTCAAATGATGATTTTATCCGCACAACCGAGGAACGCCACAAACGCGCCTGTCAGGCGCTATGGAAAAAGCTGGAGGAAAACGGGCATATTTACCTTGATAAATATGCGGGTTGGTATTCGGTCAGGGATGAGGCGTTTTTTGCTGAAAATGAACTGATTGACGGGAAAAACGGTGAAAAGCTGGCCCCGACAGGCGCGCCCATTGAATGGGTCGAGGAGGAAAGCTATTTTTTCCGCTTGAGCGCGTTTGAAGAAAAGCTGCTTGATTTTTATGAAAGCCTGCCGCCAACCGTGCTGCCGAACAGTCGAAAAAATGAGGTTAAAAGTTTCGTCAGTGGCGGGCTTCGTGATCTGTCGGTGTCGCGCACCAGTTTTAACTGGGGTGTGCCGGTACCGGGCAATGACAAACATATTATGTATGTGTGGATTGATGCGCTGACCAATTACATGACCGCTGCCGGGTACCCGGATGTGGACAATGAAAAATTCAAAACATTCTGGCCCGCCGATATTCATATGGTGGGGAAGGATATTTTGCGCTTCCATGCGGTTTACTGGCCGGCCTTCCTGATGGGGGCGGGTATTGAACCGGCAAAACGGGTCTTTGCCCATGGCTGGTGGACCAATGAGGGTCAAAAAATTTCAAAATCGCTCGGCAATGTGATTGACCCGTTCCAGATTGTTGAGGAATTCGGACTGGATCAGGTCCGCTACTTCCTGATGCGGGAAGTACCGTTTGGCAATGACGGGGATTTCAGCCGTCAGGCGATGATCAACCGGATCAACAGTGATTTGGCCAATGATCTTGGTAATCTGGCGCAGCGCAGTTTAAGCATGATTTTTAAAAATTGTGATGGTGTTATGCCGTCGCCGGGTGTTTATAGCGATGCGGACAAAGCGATCCTTGCTGCTGCGGATAAAATGCTTGATGAGGTAAGAGCGCATATTGATGTTCAGGCGGTCAATAAATCGCTTGAGGTGATCTGGAAAGTGGTTTCCGATGCCAATGGATATTTTGCGCTGCAGGAGCCATGGGCCTTGAAGAAAACGGACCCAGCCCGTATGGCAACGGTGCTTTATGTGACCGCCGAAATTATCCGCCAGGTCGGCATTCTCATTCAGCCGATTATGCCGGACAGTGCCGAAAAATTATTGGATATCCTGAAAATTGCTGCTGATGAACGTGGATTTGACCAGCTTGGCGGTGGGGAGCGGCTTAAAAGCGGCTGGACAATGGAAAAACCCGAAGGAGTGTTTCCGAGGTTTGTTGACGAATGA